A window of Halogeometricum sp. S1BR25-6 genomic DNA:
GGTCGACCGGCCCGCGCTCCTCGTCCGAAACAGCGTCTCCTTCTCCGAGGCCGGCGAGCGAACCATATTCTCCGTACTGAACTCCTCGATTCAGGACGGCGGCGAGGAGTCGGAGGGCGACGAGGCGTACGCGACGACGGCCGAGGGCGAGGCCGGCGAGTACGAGTGCGTCGTCTCCCACGACGGCGAGCGCTACTTCGCCGTCGCCCTCCGCCGGGCGGAGACGGGACAGCGCTCCTTCGACGGCCGTCGCATGGGACTGCTCGGCGAGACCGAGAGCGAGACCAAGAGCGCGTGGCACGACATCTACCGGGAGAACGACGGCTACATCGACTCGAACGACGAGATGGGAGGGTCTCTCGATATCGGGTTCGGCCTCTACGTCGACGACGACGAGGCGGCGACGTGGACGACGGCCGTCGGCTTCGGTCACAGCGAGGACGACGCTCTCGACGCCGTCACGTCGGCGCTGGACCGCGGCTACGAGGCCGAACGGGAGGCGTTCGCCGACGCGTGGGAGACGTGGCACGAGGGCGTCTCCGACGGCCCGACGGACGACGACGGCGCGAACGCGATGTACGAGCGGTCGCTCACGAGCCTCAAGTGCGCCCAAGACCCGAGCGGCGGCACCATCGCCGGCGCGTTCGAACCCGAGGACCAGGGGTATCGCTTCGTCTGGCCGCGCGACCAGGTGTTCATCGTCGCCGCGATGCTCGCCGGCGACGCCGTCGATGAGGCGCGGCGGGCGCTCTCGTGGCTCGACGACAAGCAGATTACCGAGGGCGTCGTCGACGACAGGGACATCCCCCGCGAGGGGACGTGGTGGCAGAACTACCGCTCGGACGGCGAACCGAACTGGACGGCGCTCCAACTCGACCAGGTCGGCGGACCCATCTACGCCCACTGGTTGGTCTGGGAGGAGGCGGACGAAGACGAGGACGTCCTCGACGAGCACTACGAGATGAGCAGGGCGGCCGCGGAGTTCCTCCTCGACTACGACAACGGCGATGGCTTCCCCGGCAAGTCCCAAGACCCCTGGGAGGAGGTGTGGGGTCACTCGACGGAAGGGAGCGCCGCGTCCATCGCCGGTCTGCGCGCCATGGCCGAACTGGCCGAGGCGCGCGGCGACGACGAGTTCGCCGACGACTGCCGCGAGACGGCGGCGACGTGGGCCGGGAACTTCGACGGCTACTGCTTCCGCGAGGACGCCTACCTCGGCGACCACTACGTCACCGCCGACAGCCCCGAACGCGACGACGACGATGTGGCGCCGGACGAACGGCCGGACGCGGCGGCGTTCATGGCGACGTGGCCGTGGAACGTCGTCGACGCCGACAGCGAGACGATGCGCTCGACGGTCGAACTGGCGACGGACCCGGCGTGGTGCGCCGACGACGCCGCCTGCGTCGGCCGCTACCCCGAGGACGACTTCACCCCGTCGGGGAGCGTCGAGGACGGCGGGTGGCCCCTCTGCGAGGCGTTCGCCGACGTGGTTCGGTGGCTCGACGGTGACGGCGACGGCGACGAAGCGGCCCTCCGCGAGTACGTCTTCGAGGACGCGCCGACGTGGACGTCCGCGACCGGTCTCCTGCCCGAACAGGTCCGCGGCGACGGCGCCGTGCGCTGGAACTGTAACCTCCAGTGGAGCCAAGCGATGTACGTCCTCCTCGCGGAGAGCCACGTCCGGGGCGGACCGTACGGGATGGCGCCGGGCGGAGACGCCGCGTGAGTCCGGCGACCGGACGCCCGTGACCGTCTCGGCGGCCGGCGCCGTCGCGCGGAGTCGCGAACGCGGTGCGGGCGGAGACCCGCCGACCGCAGAAGCTTCCTATCGGGGCGGTCGATAGAGTCACTATGCCGGATTCCCGCTCTCGGGACCGACGACGCGGGTGGACCACGCTCGGACTCGGTCTCTCCGTCGCCTTCGCCGTCGCCGCGTTCGCCTACTTCGCGCTTGCGGGGACGCCCCTGCGAGGCGCCGTCCTCGCCGTCCTCGTCCTCGCGGCCGGCGTCTGGGAGTACCGACGGAAGATGCACGACACCGTCGTCGCAGAATCCTACGAGGCGGAGGCGGAGGAGCAACGGGAGCGACGCGAGCGACGGCGGTAGCGCCCACGACGACCCGCGCGAATCGGACGCCCGACCCGACGTCTCCGCGGGGCCGCCCGTCTCCGGGAGTTTCATACCGCGCGGTTCGGTAGCTTTCCGCATGCACGAGAGCGGAGACCGCGTCGCGGCGTCGAGAGTCGCATGAAGGTCGGAACGGCGGAGTCCGAACCCGGAGAAATATCGAGAGGACACCTGTCCGTCGCCGAGTTACCGACGGGCGGGGACGAACGGCTTCCCGTCGTCGTCGTCGAGGGGGAGGAACCGGGGCCGACCGCGTGGGCGACCGGGGCCATCCACGGCGACGAACCGACGGGGACGGCCGCGATACACGAGTTTCTGGACCGCGTCCGCGACCGAGCGAAACCGCTCCGCGGAACCCTCGTCTGCGTCCCCGTCACGAACCCCGCCGGCGTCCGGACGAACAGTCGAACATCCTACTACCACGGCGACGACCCGAACCGCCTGTTCGGAGTCGGCCGCGAAGGAGAGAGCGAAGGTGGGAGCGGCGGAGGCGACGGTGGGACGCCGCCGCGCGTCCAGCAGGTCATCTGCGAGCGTCTGTACGAGGAGATACGGGCCGACGCCGACGTCGTCGTCTCGCTGCACACCTCCTGGGTCGCCACGCACCCCTACACGATTCGACCGCGCGTCGGGTACGGCGCGCACCGCGAGGAGGCGGCGGCGGCGTCGCTCCGCGACCGCGTGGTCGAACTCGCCGACGCGTTCGGCCTCCCCGTCGTCAACCAGTTCGGCCGCGCGGAGACGGAGCGTCGAGCGCTCGCGCACACCCTCACCGGCGCGGCCGTCGCGGACGGCATCCCCGCGTTCACCCCGGAA
This region includes:
- a CDS encoding glycoside hydrolase family 15 protein; this translates as MDGLHPPSDKDGLLSSPREDGGYVLTTVNQYPSNAVDEDWRGALIEDTSAFRADVEQFGDFHTLLWDADREQTLDVREDAVDSDVAYESPRVPEAHLTNEFAFEDGAEASLSQDVLVSVDRPALLVRNSVSFSEAGERTIFSVLNSSIQDGGEESEGDEAYATTAEGEAGEYECVVSHDGERYFAVALRRAETGQRSFDGRRMGLLGETESETKSAWHDIYRENDGYIDSNDEMGGSLDIGFGLYVDDDEAATWTTAVGFGHSEDDALDAVTSALDRGYEAEREAFADAWETWHEGVSDGPTDDDGANAMYERSLTSLKCAQDPSGGTIAGAFEPEDQGYRFVWPRDQVFIVAAMLAGDAVDEARRALSWLDDKQITEGVVDDRDIPREGTWWQNYRSDGEPNWTALQLDQVGGPIYAHWLVWEEADEDEDVLDEHYEMSRAAAEFLLDYDNGDGFPGKSQDPWEEVWGHSTEGSAASIAGLRAMAELAEARGDDEFADDCRETAATWAGNFDGYCFREDAYLGDHYVTADSPERDDDDVAPDERPDAAAFMATWPWNVVDADSETMRSTVELATDPAWCADDAACVGRYPEDDFTPSGSVEDGGWPLCEAFADVVRWLDGDGDGDEAALREYVFEDAPTWTSATGLLPEQVRGDGAVRWNCNLQWSQAMYVLLAESHVRGGPYGMAPGGDAA
- a CDS encoding succinylglutamate desuccinylase/aspartoacylase family protein, which gives rise to MKVGTAESEPGEISRGHLSVAELPTGGDERLPVVVVEGEEPGPTAWATGAIHGDEPTGTAAIHEFLDRVRDRAKPLRGTLVCVPVTNPAGVRTNSRTSYYHGDDPNRLFGVGREGESEGGSGGGDGGTPPRVQQVICERLYEEIRADADVVVSLHTSWVATHPYTIRPRVGYGAHREEAAAASLRDRVVELADAFGLPVVNQFGRAETERRALAHTLTGAAVADGIPAFTPELGGRFVVERDAREAAVAGLFGVCSTLGMLDDVPEDRSPAFKLSAEGDLKRLVHPHADAAGLVRYRVREGEWVDSGDVVADVRTPHGERKSTVATERSGYVLSLHEGAAVYENDPLLDLAVPDGEPLLYERSG